The Paraburkholderia sp. SOS3 genome includes a region encoding these proteins:
- a CDS encoding glucose-6-phosphate isomerase, producing the protein MASLLHAGATSARGLVSGERSEWMPPALLWLITAVLIIGHQGTALTYGFPLLSVLVGAWLYFRSPARYIGFVWWQWFLSPEVRRLADWSKGSYTPTSLIQIAPLAVTMICGLSLLRYYPILAQRRGLPVLLILFGLAYGLLVGIVSAGPLAAVYDLANWLYPILIGFHIMVNTRDYPKFRETIVNTFIWGMLVMGVYGVVQFFIMPAWDVLWMLGSQMSSQGDPVPQGVRVFSTMNSSGPFALAMLGAMVFVLAAQHKVRWIAGAFGFISFALSLVRSTWGGWIIALAMLLVKSNNKVRFRIIASGVLLVGLGVPLLAIGPVADRMQTRLQTLTDLDSDPSYQARNQFYATFAKTAFTDVAGEGMGATGTSTKLASGNDGQQGQYGSFDSGVMNVPFVLGWPGTLLYVMGIAWLVMRAVFATFKLGDDKFVASCLSLSLAILAMIVFTNTLVGTGGALLFMSLFSILSAAHYEKQHRRARVVLHGVTD; encoded by the coding sequence ATGGCCTCGCTCCTGCATGCCGGCGCGACGAGCGCACGCGGTCTCGTCAGCGGCGAGCGCTCCGAATGGATGCCGCCGGCGCTGCTGTGGCTGATCACGGCCGTGCTGATCATCGGCCACCAGGGCACCGCGCTGACCTACGGCTTTCCGCTGCTCTCGGTGCTGGTCGGCGCCTGGCTCTATTTCAGGAGTCCGGCGCGCTATATCGGCTTCGTCTGGTGGCAGTGGTTCCTGAGCCCCGAGGTGCGGCGCCTTGCCGACTGGTCGAAGGGTTCGTACACGCCGACGAGCCTGATCCAGATCGCGCCGCTCGCGGTCACGATGATCTGCGGCCTGTCGCTGCTGCGCTATTACCCGATCCTCGCGCAGCGGCGCGGGCTGCCGGTGCTGCTGATCCTGTTCGGCCTCGCGTACGGGCTGCTGGTCGGCATCGTGTCCGCGGGGCCGCTCGCCGCCGTGTACGACCTCGCGAACTGGCTGTATCCGATCCTGATCGGCTTTCACATCATGGTGAACACGCGCGACTACCCGAAGTTTCGCGAGACGATCGTCAACACGTTTATCTGGGGCATGCTCGTGATGGGCGTCTATGGCGTGGTGCAGTTCTTCATCATGCCGGCGTGGGACGTGCTGTGGATGCTCGGCTCGCAGATGAGCTCGCAGGGCGACCCGGTGCCGCAAGGCGTGCGCGTGTTCAGCACGATGAACTCGTCGGGCCCGTTCGCGCTCGCGATGCTCGGTGCGATGGTGTTCGTGCTCGCCGCGCAGCACAAGGTGCGCTGGATCGCCGGCGCGTTCGGCTTTATCTCGTTCGCGCTCTCGCTCGTGCGTTCGACGTGGGGCGGCTGGATCATCGCGCTCGCGATGCTGCTCGTCAAATCGAACAACAAGGTGCGCTTTCGCATCATTGCGAGCGGCGTGCTGCTGGTCGGTCTCGGCGTGCCGCTGCTCGCGATCGGGCCGGTTGCCGACCGCATGCAGACGCGTCTGCAGACCCTCACGGATCTCGACAGCGACCCGAGCTATCAGGCGCGTAACCAGTTCTACGCGACCTTTGCGAAAACCGCGTTTACCGATGTGGCCGGCGAAGGCATGGGCGCCACCGGCACGTCGACCAAGCTCGCGTCCGGCAACGACGGCCAGCAAGGCCAGTACGGCAGCTTCGACAGCGGCGTGATGAACGTTCCGTTCGTGCTCGGCTGGCCCGGCACGCTGCTGTATGTGATGGGTATCGCGTGGCTCGTCATGCGCGCGGTGTTCGCCACGTTCAAGCTCGGCGACGACAAATTCGTTGCGTCATGCCTGTCGCTGTCGCTGGCCATTCTGGCGATGATCGTGTTCACGAACACGCTCGTCGGCACCGGCGGCGCACTGCTTTTCATGAGTCTGTTTTCGATTCTCTCCGCGGCGCATTACGAGAAGCAGCACCGCAGGGCGAGGGTCGTTCTTCACGGAGTTACCGATTGA
- a CDS encoding glycosyltransferase: MSINVNVHLFYGADPRTYRKGDNIGCLYGYHHAESDEFRLTYSEDARESKPVRLVRRALKALAGFDMIHTWRNREQILNADVVWTHTEHEHLAVALLLMLHGQRFRHRAAPLLLAQSIWLLDKWPGYGMLRRWFYRKLVARADVLTTHSSVNAALCRRYLQRDATQVFYGLNTSDFPVRQPDAWQPHTPLRVAAIGNDRDRDWGTLIEAFGNDARYEVKLATRRRIPASLHAPNVEIASASGIAKQRDLYAWADVIVVPLRHNSHVSGLTVTLEAAAVGKPMIVTDVGGLKEYFSAHAASYVPPFDPEALRAAADRLAASPDAALRQARAAAAELLSRDFTTQQFARQHVKITRDLLQRRMRAAGVSGSGVSGSGVCGSGVSASGGGGSGVAGGVDSAAAPRVAARGNRGGA; the protein is encoded by the coding sequence ATGAGCATCAATGTCAACGTCCATCTGTTTTACGGCGCAGACCCGCGCACTTATCGCAAGGGCGACAACATCGGCTGCCTGTACGGCTATCACCATGCCGAATCCGACGAGTTCCGCCTCACGTACTCCGAGGACGCGCGCGAAAGCAAACCCGTCAGGCTCGTGCGCCGCGCGTTGAAAGCGCTGGCCGGGTTCGACATGATCCACACGTGGCGCAACCGCGAGCAGATCCTTAACGCGGACGTCGTCTGGACCCACACCGAGCACGAGCATCTCGCCGTCGCCTTGCTGCTGATGCTGCATGGCCAGCGCTTTCGCCACCGCGCTGCGCCGCTGCTGCTCGCGCAAAGCATCTGGCTGCTCGACAAATGGCCCGGCTACGGTATGTTGCGGCGCTGGTTCTACCGCAAGCTCGTCGCGCGCGCGGACGTGCTGACGACGCATTCGAGCGTCAATGCCGCGCTGTGCCGCCGCTATCTGCAGCGCGATGCGACGCAGGTGTTCTATGGCCTGAACACGAGCGATTTCCCGGTCCGCCAGCCCGACGCGTGGCAGCCGCATACGCCGCTGCGGGTCGCCGCGATCGGCAACGATCGCGACCGCGACTGGGGCACGCTGATCGAGGCCTTCGGCAACGACGCGCGCTACGAAGTGAAGCTCGCGACGCGGCGGCGCATTCCGGCGTCGCTGCACGCGCCGAACGTCGAGATCGCATCGGCATCGGGCATCGCGAAACAGCGCGATCTGTACGCGTGGGCCGACGTGATCGTGGTGCCGTTGCGGCATAACTCGCATGTCTCGGGCTTGACGGTGACGCTCGAGGCCGCGGCCGTCGGCAAGCCGATGATCGTGACCGACGTCGGCGGACTGAAGGAGTATTTTTCGGCCCACGCGGCGAGCTACGTGCCGCCGTTCGATCCTGAGGCGCTGCGCGCGGCCGCCGATCGCTTAGCCGCTTCGCCCGACGCCGCGCTGCGCCAGGCGCGCGCGGCCGCCGCCGAATTGCTGTCGCGCGATTTCACGACGCAGCAGTTCGCGCGGCAGCATGTGAAAATCACGCGCGACTTGCTGCAGCGTCGCATGCGCGCCGCCGGTGTCTCGGGCAGTGGTGTCTCCGGCAGCGGTGTCTGCGGCAGTGGCGTGTCGGCAAGCGGCGGGGGCGGCAGTGGTGTCGCCGGTGGTGTCGATAGCGCGGCCGCGCCGCGCGTCGCCGCGCGCGGCAATCGCGGAGGCGCGTAG
- a CDS encoding glycosyltransferase family 2 protein — protein sequence MKITVLVPTFRRPDDLTRCLAALERQHRAPDEVVVVARPDDHETHACLDAHVANKRLPLVIAPVDVPGQVAALNRGLDAATGDVIAITDDDAAPHADWVARIEAHFAADPKLGALGGRDWVHEKGSVLNGSRAMVGKLTRSGKLIGNHHLGVGDAREVDMLKGANMSYRRAAIRTIRFDTRLRGAGAQVHNDMAFSMSVKRAGWKLVYDPHVAVDHFPAERHDDDRRDAQTMAAIGNAAYNLHLILRAHLPPLHRETAWWWYALVGTRAYPGFVHAVLAMASRKRAQLSRWKAVRSGAREARRALP from the coding sequence ATGAAAATTACGGTGCTGGTTCCGACCTTTCGCCGTCCGGACGACCTGACGCGCTGTCTTGCCGCGCTCGAGCGGCAGCACCGCGCGCCCGACGAAGTGGTGGTGGTCGCGCGTCCCGACGACCATGAGACGCATGCTTGCCTCGACGCGCATGTGGCCAATAAGCGGCTGCCGCTCGTCATCGCACCGGTCGACGTGCCGGGGCAGGTGGCCGCGCTCAATCGCGGCCTCGACGCCGCGACCGGCGACGTGATCGCGATTACCGATGACGACGCCGCGCCGCACGCCGACTGGGTCGCGCGCATCGAAGCGCATTTCGCCGCCGACCCGAAGCTCGGCGCGCTCGGCGGGCGCGACTGGGTGCACGAGAAGGGCAGCGTGCTGAACGGCTCGCGCGCCATGGTCGGCAAGCTGACGCGCTCGGGCAAGCTGATCGGCAATCACCATCTCGGCGTCGGCGACGCGCGCGAAGTCGACATGCTGAAGGGCGCGAACATGAGTTACCGGCGCGCGGCGATCCGCACGATCCGTTTCGATACGCGCCTGCGCGGCGCGGGCGCGCAGGTGCACAACGACATGGCGTTCAGCATGAGCGTGAAGCGCGCGGGCTGGAAGCTCGTCTACGACCCGCACGTCGCGGTCGATCATTTCCCCGCGGAGCGTCACGACGACGACCGGCGCGACGCACAGACGATGGCCGCGATCGGCAACGCCGCCTACAACCTGCATCTGATCCTGCGCGCGCACCTGCCGCCGTTGCACCGCGAGACGGCATGGTGGTGGTACGCGCTGGTCGGCACGCGCGCCTATCCGGGCTTCGTGCATGCGGTGCTCGCGATGGCCTCGCGCAAGCGCGCGCAACTGTCGCGCTGGAAAGCGGTGCGCAGCGGCGCGCGCGAAGCGCGCCGCGCGCTGCCGTAA
- a CDS encoding polysaccharide biosynthesis tyrosine autokinase: protein MSTQVNTHLAIQGRTEEEDVVLGQLIQTIIDDIWWLVAIAATIVAIAGVYCYVAKPVYSADAHVRVEPQDNTSQALTQNQSGAAITTGGAAAALPTDAEIEIIKSRGVLGPVVQQMKLNFSVTPKTFPFLGRLAARLHHSGGLAKPWLGLKSYAWGGEQAVVDSVEVTPELEGKELTMTALEGNQYELRAPNGQLLLRGQVGETAQGGGVTIVVDKLVARPGTQFTVVRANDLDAIAGFQGAIKVAEQGKQTGVIQISLESGDPDQAAAIANAVAQSYLREHIQTKQADASRMLDFLKSEEPRLKSELENAEAALTEYQSKSGSINASDEATIYLNGAVDYQKQIASLKMQIASLQQTYANDHPILKAAREQMAELQAQEARYSARFRDLPATEVRAVQLQRDAKVAEDIYVLLLNRVQELSVQRAGTGGNVHIVDAALRPGEPVKPKKFLILSAATILGLIAGIGFVLVRRNMFKGIDDPEHVERIFHLPVYGLVPLSAEQAVLENQVSRGAARERQVLANAKPKDVCVEALRSLRTSIQFTLMDARNRIIMLTGPMPAVGKSFLTVNLAVLLAHSGKRVLMIDGDMRRGSLERHLGGTQANGLSELLSGQISLEEAIRPTDTPGLMFISCGVRPPNPSELLMSPRLPQYLDALQKRYDVVLIDTPPVLAVTDASIIGGYVGSTFFVVRSGMHTENEISDSLKRLSVAGVHVQGAIFNAMPARARGGYDRSYAAVQEYLST, encoded by the coding sequence GTGAGTACTCAAGTCAACACGCATCTGGCCATTCAGGGCCGAACCGAGGAAGAGGACGTCGTCCTCGGGCAACTGATCCAGACGATCATCGACGACATCTGGTGGCTGGTCGCGATCGCCGCGACCATCGTCGCGATCGCGGGCGTCTACTGCTACGTCGCCAAGCCGGTCTACTCGGCCGACGCGCATGTGCGCGTCGAACCGCAAGACAACACGTCGCAGGCGCTGACGCAAAACCAGAGCGGCGCGGCCATCACGACCGGCGGCGCAGCGGCGGCACTGCCGACCGACGCCGAGATCGAAATCATCAAGAGCCGCGGCGTGCTCGGCCCTGTCGTGCAGCAGATGAAGCTGAACTTCTCGGTGACGCCGAAGACGTTTCCGTTTCTCGGCCGGCTCGCGGCGCGCCTGCATCATTCGGGTGGCCTCGCGAAGCCGTGGCTCGGTCTGAAGAGCTATGCGTGGGGCGGCGAGCAGGCCGTCGTCGATTCGGTGGAAGTGACGCCCGAACTCGAAGGCAAAGAGCTGACGATGACCGCCCTCGAAGGCAACCAGTACGAGTTGCGCGCGCCGAACGGCCAGCTGCTGTTGCGCGGCCAGGTCGGCGAAACCGCGCAGGGCGGCGGCGTGACGATCGTCGTCGACAAGCTCGTCGCGCGGCCGGGCACGCAGTTCACCGTCGTGCGCGCGAACGATCTCGACGCGATCGCCGGTTTCCAGGGGGCGATCAAGGTGGCCGAGCAGGGCAAGCAGACCGGCGTGATCCAGATCTCGCTCGAAAGCGGCGACCCGGATCAGGCCGCGGCGATCGCGAACGCCGTCGCGCAGTCGTATCTGCGCGAGCACATCCAGACCAAGCAGGCCGACGCGAGCCGCATGCTCGACTTTCTGAAAAGCGAAGAGCCGCGCCTGAAGTCCGAACTCGAGAATGCCGAAGCCGCGCTGACCGAGTATCAGAGCAAGTCCGGTTCGATCAATGCATCCGATGAAGCGACGATCTACCTGAACGGCGCGGTCGACTACCAGAAGCAGATCGCCTCGCTGAAGATGCAGATCGCGTCGCTGCAGCAGACCTACGCGAACGATCACCCGATCCTGAAGGCCGCGCGCGAGCAGATGGCCGAACTGCAGGCGCAGGAAGCGCGGTATTCGGCGCGCTTTCGCGATCTGCCGGCGACCGAAGTGCGCGCCGTGCAGCTGCAACGCGATGCGAAGGTCGCGGAAGACATCTACGTGCTGCTGCTCAACCGCGTGCAGGAGCTCTCGGTGCAGCGCGCCGGGACGGGCGGCAACGTGCATATCGTCGACGCGGCGCTGCGTCCGGGCGAGCCCGTCAAGCCGAAGAAATTCCTGATCCTGTCGGCCGCGACGATTCTCGGTCTGATCGCGGGCATCGGCTTCGTGCTGGTCCGCCGCAACATGTTCAAGGGCATCGACGATCCCGAGCATGTCGAGCGCATCTTCCATCTGCCCGTGTACGGTCTCGTGCCGCTGTCGGCCGAGCAGGCCGTGCTCGAGAACCAGGTGTCGCGCGGCGCGGCGCGCGAGCGCCAGGTGCTCGCCAACGCGAAGCCGAAGGACGTCTGCGTCGAAGCGCTGCGCAGCCTGCGCACGTCGATCCAGTTCACGCTGATGGATGCGCGCAATCGCATCATCATGCTGACCGGCCCGATGCCGGCCGTCGGCAAGAGCTTCCTGACCGTAAACCTCGCGGTGCTGCTCGCGCACTCGGGCAAGCGCGTGCTGATGATCGACGGCGACATGCGGCGCGGCTCGCTCGAGCGGCACCTCGGCGGCACGCAGGCGAACGGCCTGTCGGAGCTGCTGTCCGGGCAGATCTCGCTCGAAGAAGCGATCCGCCCGACCGACACGCCGGGCCTCATGTTCATCTCGTGCGGCGTGCGTCCACCGAACCCGTCGGAACTGCTGATGTCGCCGCGCCTGCCGCAGTATCTCGACGCGCTGCAAAAGCGCTACGACGTCGTGCTCATCGATACGCCGCCGGTGCTTGCGGTGACCGACGCGTCGATCATCGGGGGCTATGTCGGCTCGACGTTCTTCGTCGTGCGCTCGGGCATGCATACCGAGAACGAGATCAGCGATTCGCTCAAGCGCCTCAGCGTGGCGGGCGTGCACGTGCAGGGGGCGATCTTCAACGCGATGCCGGCCCGCGCGCGCGGCGGCTACGACCGCAGCTACGCGGCCGTTCAGGAATACCTGAGCACGTGA
- a CDS encoding polysaccharide biosynthesis/export family protein — translation MLKRNITCLFLFALTIFLSACSIAPGNHLDTSRLNEQPPSGPAPTYDVKVIDAQLVVAQAKFAAAMAPAPLPPSKYTLQNYVYHVEPQDILGVTVWNHPELTTQSGTSLSTGGNTTQTISSVLQQPYTTALPGQADPFGQTVSPDGTIFFPFVGRIRAAGKTTTQIRDELSIGLRPFIKDPQVDVRVLAFRSQRVEVTGEVKTPGPLAISDVPLKLVDAITRSGGTNPDADLQRVRLTRNQKLYILNADAMLDRGDTSQDVLLQPGDVLNVPDRTDSRIFVMGEVKSPATLSMLKGRFTIADALTGAGGILDTDANPRQIFVMRGMRDNPTSPEIFRLDMTQPDAVMLSSQFQLKPLDVVYVGTAAGATFNRMIQQILPALQSVFFIKELTN, via the coding sequence ATGCTAAAGCGAAATATCACCTGTCTTTTTCTGTTTGCGCTGACGATCTTTCTGTCGGCGTGCTCGATTGCGCCCGGTAACCACCTCGACACGTCGCGCCTGAACGAGCAGCCGCCGAGCGGCCCCGCCCCGACCTACGACGTGAAGGTGATCGACGCGCAGCTCGTCGTCGCGCAGGCGAAGTTCGCCGCCGCGATGGCGCCCGCGCCGCTGCCGCCGTCGAAATACACCTTGCAGAACTACGTCTATCACGTCGAGCCGCAGGACATCCTCGGCGTCACCGTATGGAATCACCCGGAACTGACGACGCAAAGCGGCACGTCGCTGTCGACCGGCGGCAACACCACCCAGACCATCTCGAGCGTGCTGCAGCAGCCGTACACGACCGCGCTGCCGGGCCAGGCCGATCCGTTCGGACAGACCGTGAGCCCCGACGGCACGATCTTCTTCCCGTTCGTCGGGCGGATTCGCGCGGCGGGCAAAACCACCACGCAGATTCGCGACGAGCTCTCGATCGGTCTCAGGCCGTTCATCAAGGACCCGCAGGTCGACGTGCGCGTGCTCGCGTTCCGCAGCCAGCGCGTCGAGGTGACCGGCGAAGTGAAAACACCGGGACCGCTCGCGATCAGCGACGTGCCGTTGAAGCTCGTCGACGCGATCACGCGCTCGGGCGGCACGAATCCCGATGCCGATTTGCAGCGCGTGCGTCTCACGCGCAACCAGAAGCTCTACATCCTGAACGCGGACGCGATGCTCGATCGCGGCGACACCTCGCAAGACGTGCTGCTGCAGCCCGGCGACGTGCTCAACGTGCCGGACCGCACCGACAGCCGCATCTTCGTGATGGGCGAGGTGAAGAGCCCCGCCACGCTCAGCATGCTGAAGGGCCGCTTCACGATTGCCGACGCGCTGACCGGCGCGGGCGGCATTCTCGACACCGACGCCAACCCGCGGCAAATCTTCGTGATGCGCGGCATGCGCGACAACCCGACCTCGCCGGAGATTTTCCGGCTCGACATGACGCAACCCGACGCGGTGATGCTGAGTTCGCAATTTCAGCTCAAGCCGCTCGACGTGGTGTATGTCGGCACAGCGGCGGGCGCAACGTTCAACCGCATGATCCAGCAGATCCTGCCGGCCCTGCAGTCCGTGTTCTTCATCAAGGAGCTGACGAACTGA
- a CDS encoding arsenate reductase/protein-tyrosine-phosphatase family protein, whose amino-acid sequence MFANVLIVCHANVCRSPAAEMLFKAGQYRQPGAPIAFHSAGIRAVDGDSMDPVMQRLLAERGIVAGEHHARRLNKRMVRDADLVLVTEQRQVKDVEALDPAARGKVHALGKWEGSDVVDPHGGEEREYRESLVLIEHLVMGWLNKIC is encoded by the coding sequence ATGTTCGCCAATGTCCTGATCGTGTGCCACGCCAACGTCTGCCGGTCGCCCGCGGCCGAGATGCTGTTCAAGGCGGGCCAGTACCGACAACCGGGCGCGCCAATTGCGTTCCACTCCGCCGGCATCCGCGCGGTGGACGGCGACAGCATGGATCCCGTCATGCAGCGCCTGCTCGCCGAGCGCGGCATCGTGGCCGGAGAACACCATGCGCGACGCCTGAACAAACGGATGGTGCGCGATGCGGACCTCGTGCTCGTGACCGAGCAGCGCCAGGTCAAGGACGTCGAAGCGCTGGACCCGGCCGCACGCGGCAAGGTCCACGCGCTCGGCAAATGGGAGGGGTCCGACGTCGTCGACCCGCACGGAGGCGAAGAACGCGAATACCGCGAAAGCCTCGTCCTCATCGAACATCTGGTCATGGGATGGCTCAACAAAATATGCTAA
- a CDS encoding UDP-glucose dehydrogenase family protein, with amino-acid sequence MNVTIIGTGYVGLVTGACLADIGNDVFCLDVDQRKIDVLNNGGVPIHEPGLLEIIARNRKAGRLTFSTDVAASVAHGDIQFIAVGTPPDEDGSADLQYVLAAARNIGRHMDGFKVIVDKSTVPVGTARRVAAAVSEELAARGSKQMFSVVSNPEFLKEGAAVEDFTRPDRIVIGCDEDVPGEKARDMMKRLYAPFNRNRERTLYMDVGSAEFTKYAANAMLATRISFMNELANLADRVGADIEAVRRGIGSDPRIGYDFLYAGCGYGGSCFPKDVQALIRTASEHGEGLQILEAVEAVNDAQKKVLANKIVERLGGDLSDRTFAVWGLAFKPNTDDMREAPSRPLIAELLARGARVKAYDPVAIDEAKRVLALDLESMPQRHARLSFVDEEMDALHGADALVILTEWKVFKSPDFDSLKANLKTPLIFDGRNLYEPDSMRELGIEYHAIGRQHAQQDAAVRDGSKALAAATPATTL; translated from the coding sequence ATGAACGTGACGATCATTGGAACCGGCTATGTAGGCCTCGTGACAGGCGCCTGTCTCGCCGACATCGGCAACGACGTGTTCTGTCTCGACGTCGATCAGCGCAAGATCGATGTGCTGAACAACGGCGGCGTGCCGATCCATGAGCCCGGTCTTCTCGAGATCATTGCGCGCAACCGCAAGGCGGGGCGCCTCACGTTCTCGACCGACGTGGCGGCGTCGGTCGCGCACGGCGACATCCAGTTCATCGCGGTCGGCACGCCGCCCGACGAAGACGGCTCGGCGGACCTGCAATACGTGCTCGCCGCCGCGCGCAACATCGGCAGGCATATGGACGGCTTCAAGGTGATCGTCGACAAGTCGACGGTGCCGGTCGGCACCGCGCGCCGCGTCGCCGCGGCGGTGTCCGAAGAGCTCGCTGCGCGCGGCTCGAAGCAGATGTTCTCGGTGGTGTCGAACCCCGAGTTCCTGAAGGAAGGCGCGGCCGTCGAAGACTTTACGCGCCCGGACCGCATCGTGATCGGCTGCGACGAAGACGTACCCGGCGAGAAGGCGCGCGACATGATGAAGCGGCTCTATGCGCCGTTCAACCGCAACCGCGAACGCACGCTGTATATGGACGTCGGTTCGGCCGAATTCACGAAGTACGCGGCCAACGCGATGCTTGCGACGCGCATCTCGTTCATGAACGAACTTGCGAACCTCGCGGACCGCGTCGGTGCCGATATCGAAGCCGTGCGCCGCGGCATCGGCTCGGACCCGCGCATCGGCTACGACTTCCTGTATGCGGGATGCGGCTACGGCGGCTCGTGCTTTCCGAAGGACGTGCAGGCGCTGATCCGCACCGCCAGCGAGCACGGCGAAGGCCTGCAGATTCTCGAAGCCGTCGAAGCGGTCAACGACGCGCAGAAGAAGGTTCTCGCGAACAAGATCGTCGAGCGTCTCGGCGGCGATCTGTCGGACCGCACGTTCGCGGTCTGGGGCCTCGCGTTCAAGCCGAATACCGACGATATGCGCGAAGCGCCGAGCCGTCCGCTGATCGCCGAGCTGCTTGCGCGCGGCGCGCGGGTCAAGGCCTACGACCCGGTCGCGATCGATGAAGCGAAGCGCGTGCTCGCGCTCGATCTCGAATCGATGCCGCAGCGCCACGCGCGTCTCTCGTTCGTCGACGAGGAAATGGACGCGCTGCACGGCGCCGACGCGCTCGTGATCCTGACCGAATGGAAAGTCTTCAAGAGCCCCGACTTCGACAGCCTGAAGGCGAATCTGAAGACGCCGTTGATTTTCGACGGCCGCAATCTGTACGAACCCGATTCGATGCGCGAACTCGGTATCGAGTATCACGCGATCGGCCGCCAGCACGCGCAGCAGGATGCGGCCGTGCGCGATGGTTCGAAAGCGCTGGCTGCGGCCACGCCCGCGACCACGCTCTAG
- a CDS encoding undecaprenyl-phosphate glucose phosphotransferase, producing the protein MLSVLSRIIDIAMVALGAMIAAAVHRGHFVWLDDMQSISLTFDCLLIVLFFPALGIYQSWRGKSLYDLMWRVSCGWLLVEVTGILMSFSLHRAELLSRLWLGYWAVASVVLLIVTKALVHTVLKGLRREGFNQKAVAIVGSVPYGKFLIEQMRSRPEAGFAPVIFYTEDGAHNRRENDPLDDPAASEFGPPDIEGVPVVRDYANLVQMVRRGAVRELWMALPMSKERTIHRFVTEFRNDFVNIRFIPDVRSLTLFNQPMVDLLGVPAINLAASPITDLRVLPKRVFDRLFALAALSALSPLMLVIAVLVKLSSPGPVFFRQKRKGIDGNEFEIYKFRSMKVHKEQAGKITQATRRDPRITPVGAFLRRTSLDELPQFINVLRGEMSVVGPRPHALEHDDIYKDLVRGYMHRYRIKPGITGWAQINGYRGETDRIEKMMGRVKLDLYYMQHWTFWLDMKIVVLTFWKGFVGSNAY; encoded by the coding sequence ATGTTGAGCGTGCTATCGAGAATCATCGACATTGCGATGGTCGCCCTGGGCGCCATGATCGCGGCCGCGGTGCACCGTGGGCACTTCGTGTGGCTCGACGATATGCAAAGCATTTCGTTGACCTTCGACTGTCTGCTGATCGTGCTGTTCTTTCCGGCGCTCGGCATCTACCAGTCGTGGCGCGGCAAATCGCTATACGACCTGATGTGGCGTGTGTCGTGCGGCTGGCTGCTGGTCGAGGTGACGGGCATCCTGATGAGCTTCAGCCTGCATCGCGCGGAGCTTCTGTCGCGACTGTGGCTCGGTTACTGGGCCGTGGCGAGCGTCGTGCTGCTGATCGTCACGAAGGCGCTCGTGCATACCGTGCTGAAGGGCTTGCGCCGCGAAGGCTTCAATCAGAAGGCGGTGGCGATCGTCGGCAGCGTGCCGTACGGCAAGTTTCTGATCGAGCAGATGAGAAGCCGCCCCGAGGCGGGCTTCGCGCCGGTCATCTTCTATACGGAGGACGGCGCGCACAACCGCCGCGAGAACGATCCGCTCGACGATCCCGCCGCGAGCGAGTTCGGGCCGCCCGATATCGAGGGCGTGCCGGTCGTGCGCGACTACGCGAATCTCGTGCAGATGGTGCGCCGTGGCGCGGTGCGCGAGCTGTGGATGGCGCTGCCGATGTCGAAGGAGCGCACGATCCATCGCTTCGTCACCGAATTCCGCAACGACTTCGTGAACATCCGTTTTATTCCGGACGTGCGCAGCCTCACGCTGTTCAATCAGCCGATGGTCGATCTGCTCGGTGTGCCGGCCATCAACCTCGCGGCCTCGCCGATCACCGATCTGCGCGTGCTGCCCAAGCGCGTGTTCGATCGCCTGTTCGCGCTCGCCGCGCTGAGCGCGCTGTCGCCGCTGATGCTCGTGATCGCGGTGCTCGTCAAGCTGTCGTCGCCGGGGCCCGTGTTTTTCAGGCAAAAGCGCAAGGGCATCGACGGCAACGAGTTCGAGATCTACAAGTTTCGCTCGATGAAGGTGCACAAGGAGCAGGCCGGCAAGATCACGCAGGCCACGCGGCGCGATCCGCGCATCACGCCGGTCGGCGCTTTCCTGCGCCGTACGAGTCTCGATGAGCTGCCGCAGTTCATCAACGTGCTGAGGGGCGAGATGTCGGTGGTCGGCCCGCGTCCGCACGCGCTCGAGCACGACGACATCTATAAAGATCTGGTGCGCGGCTATATGCACCGCTACCGGATCAAGCCGGGCATTACCGGCTGGGCGCAGATCAACGGTTATCGCGGGGAAACGGACCGCATCGAAAAGATGATGGGCCGCGTGAAGCTCGATCTGTACTACATGCAGCACTGGACCTTCTGGCTCGACATGAAGATCGTCGTGCTGACTTTCTGGAAAGGTTTCGTCGGCAGCAACGCATATTGA